One part of the Lachnospiraceae bacterium JLR.KK002 genome encodes these proteins:
- a CDS encoding stage II sporulation protein R → MGEDKKANKKRKRIVARQPVQMIVSREYVGTQTVAEAFIPIISEDIRKSITGNDTFDNDGLYA, encoded by the coding sequence ATGGGCGAGGATAAGAAAGCAAACAAAAAGAGAAAGCGCATTGTGGCAAGACAGCCAGTGCAGATGATTGTCAGCCGTGAATATGTCGGCACACAGACCGTTGCCGAAGCATTTATCCCGATTATCTCCGAGGACATCCGAAAGAGCATTACGGGAAATGACACCTTCGACAATGACGGGTTATACGCTTAG